The Microcystis panniformis FACHB-1757 region ACAAGAGCAGGGCAGCGATCGGGATATACCGTCCGGCCAATAAACTGAAGCAGGCGCTGAGATTCCACCAGAGAGCGGTCATCGTCGGTTTCGCCCCAGCCGCGATCGCGAGCGGTGCGGGTTGGGAGTCCCCCAGTCCCTCGAAGCCCGATCCGTTATTGGCGGCGGCGGAAGCGTACTCGTAGATAACTTGAGATAATCCGTGAAAGCCGGGGTTACTGATGCCCTGAAAGTCAGGAAAGGCAAGAGCGATCGCTCCAGGGATGAGGATGGCGATCGGGTGAACCAGCAGAATTAAAAAACTCGCTAACACCACTTCCCGTTTCTCAATTTTGCGCCCGAGGAATTCCGGGGTTCGTCCCACCATCAACCCGGTGACGAATACCGCGAGGATTAGATAGGCAAACAGGTAGGCGGTGCCAGTTCCCTGACCGCCGAAAACGATTTGCAGGAAGAGATTCGAGAGGGTGGCGAAGCCGCCGTTCGGCATCAAGGAATCGTGCATGGCGATCACCGCACCGCACATGGTGGCTGTGGTAGTTACCGCGTACAGGGCCGATTGCGCCCAACCGAAGCGTACTTCTTTCCCCTCGAAGTTAACCGCTCGATCGACCCCCAGCAGGGAGTTAACCGCCTGGTTGCCGTTATATTCCCCGATTGCGGTGATGATCGTAAAGCCGATGAAGATACCGAGGGGAATTAGATAGATTAACCGAGCTTGCTTGAGATTATCGGCGAAAATACCGTAGGTATAGATCAGGGAGGTGGGAATCGAGAGAATCGCCACCAACTGCACCAGATTGACGAATCCGTTCGGGTTTTCAAAGGGGTGGGCCGAGTTGCTGGCAAAAAAGCCGCCGCCGTTTTCTCCCAATTCCTTAATGATCTCGAAGTGGGCCACTGGACCACGGGCGATCGCCTGACTCAGGTTGGGGTTTTCTAGCGTCGGCAAGATCGCCGGGCCGGCGAGGGTTTCTGGGACTCCGGCGATGATCAGGGCAATTGCTCCCACGATCGAGAGCGGTAAGAGGATACGGGTGATCGCTCGGATCAGATCGACGTAGAAATTGCCCAACGGTCGCCCCGTCAGTCCCCGAATAAAGGCGATCCCCACCGCTAGACCGGTTCCGGCCGAGGTGAACATTTGGTAGCCGAGTCCCCAGATCTGACTCCCGTAGCTGAGGGTGGTTTCTCCGGAATAATGCTGTTGGTCGGTGTTGGTGATAAAGGAAATCGTCGTATGTAGCGTGGTGTCCCAAGTGGGGGCGGGGATCCCCGTCGGGTTGAGGGGAAGGACTCCTTGGCCCGCAATCAGGGAAAAAACCAGAATTGCTATTACTGCGTTACTGTAGAGAACGGCGCGGGCGTACTGCCAGCCGGTCATATTCTCTTTCCCTTTCACCCCGACGAAGGTGTAAAGAAGACTCTCGACTCGATCGCACAGTGGGTCGAGTAGGGTTCTCCGTTCCATGAACACCCTAGCCATATAGCGCCCGAAAAAGGGGGTGATTGCCACGATTATCAGGATCGTGAGCGCGATTTGAATCCATCCTTGCAACATGGTTCGATCAACTCCAAAAAAAAGCCCGTGGAGGCTCGATCAATGATCGACCGGGAAAATCACGGGTTCGCTGTCTCGAAACCGCTTGAGAAAACCAAGTTTGTCTAATCATTAGCGCTCGTTAACCAGTGGATGATCGAGGGGTTACTATCGCCTCTGCTGGTAATGATTGTAGCGATTTCTTGCACCTTGACAAGCTATATTTTTTCCGTTCGTTATCCTATCAGCTTTTACGCACTTATGCAGCAATACCAACAATTAGCAATTATCGTAAATCCAGTTATTAAAAACTGATTATCTATTCCCCCTTTTGCCTCTTGCCTCTTGCATGAGTGCCTATCCTGATATGTTACCTATACTTAACGGATTTAGTATTATAAGTAGTCGTGCAAAATTAATTTCCTAGTCGAGACTCCGAGACAGGAGACTCCGAGACAGGAGACGGGGGACTCCGAGACAGCTAAGTAGTCGTGCAAAATAAATTTCCTAGTGAAGAAAGGCAAAGGGCAAGAGGCAAGAGGCAAAGGGGGGGTTAGATATGTGTAATTAATTTTGCCTAGGTACTTATCAGGGATCAGATTTGAATTTTTAGTTCACTGTTTACTGATCACAACAAAAAGCGTTTGGCTGACGGGTGACGGCTTGGATGTGTAATTAATTTTGCTTAGGTACTTAAGATAATTTTTCCGCCAGACTCACCGACCGATTCTATTTCTGAGCAGAGATTTACAACATTTCTTATAGGAATAAATTATAAACTCATGGGTTATTATCCTCTGAATAATAGCTGCTAACTCCTGAAAAGGAAGACTCTGTACCTAGCCATTAAAATAACTGCTATCCCACCTTTCAGAATTTGGTTCCGTGGGAATATTTTCTTCATCTTCCACTTCTGTCTGCGCTACATAATAGAATTTTAGGTCATCGAGCATATCAGTTATTGCTCTTTCTACAGCAATTTTTATCGAAAATTTTGGTTAAAACCCCGTCGTGAAACGACGGCTTTTCTTGATCTTTAATAGAGCATCTGAGAACTTCCAGTGGCGCACCTCTCAGTTATCAGTTATCAGTTATCAGTTATCAGTTATCAGTTATCAGTTATCAGTGGGTAAGTTATCAGATGTGATTTTTTAAGTGTGCAGTATTAAATAGAATTTTCCTACTGACTTGAAAGTGGGAAGTGGGAAGTGGGAAGTGGGAAGTAGGTACTACTTTCATCCTTGACGGTGTAACTTGTTGCATCGGTACTGTCTTTTTACTGATCACTGATCACTGATTACTGATTACTGATTACTGATTACTGACCGACTTGACATTATTGATAGACCTAGTTAAAATAGAGTACAGATAGACACATTTTAAACCAACAATGAAAGCAAGGTATCAATATCGCCTTTACCCAACAGACCAACAAAAAAAGCTTTTGTCTCAGTTGTTCGGGTGCGTGCGTGTTGTCTGGAACGATACCTTAGCTTACTGCCAAGAACTCTAAGTACCTAGTCAAAATTATTTACACATGACGATCATTGCCCCGTAAGGGTTTTAGCTCGATCGGGCAGGTAATTAATTTTGCATGACTACTTATCAACAAGGAGAAAAAAAGCCAAAATATACCGAGTTTTCCAAAAGACTAACTCAGACTAAAAAAACAGAATAAAGAAAGTGGTTAACTGAGGTTTATTCTATTCCTTTACAACAGTCTTTGAGAGATTTAGAGACAGCCTATTCTAACTTTTTTGCATCTTGTCAGGGAGAAAGGAAGGGAAAAAAAGTAAAACCTCCCAAGTTTAAAAAACGTAAATCTCAACAATCGGCAAGATTTACTGACAATGGTTTTACCGTTAATCAACACCACGTTACTTTGGCAAAAATCGGTGATTTTAAAGTCGTTTGGAGCCGTCCATTACCCTCTAAACCTTCTAGCGTCACCTTGATTAAAGACGCAGCAGATCGATACTTTCTCAGTTTCGTTGTCGAGATTCGTCCTGAAACTTTGCCAGATAACAAGCAAACCATAGGGATCGATCTAGGGATTGCTACCTTTGCGACTCTTTCAACAGGGGAAAAGTTCAACGCACCAAAACCGTTCAAGAAACGATTAAAACGACTAAGAAAGGCACAGAAAAACCTTTCTAGAAAACAGAAAGGAAGTAAACGACGGGAAAAAGCCAGAAAACAAGTGGCTGAAATCCACGCAAAGATTAAAGACACTCGCACTGATTTTTTGAATAAACTATCCCCTAGAGTTGTTCGTGAAAATCAAACAATAATTTTAGGGGATTTAAACACATCAGGAATGGTTAAAAATCGTAAGTTATCCCGTGCCATATCAGACTGAGGATGGCGTTCTTTTCGAGATATACTATCAGCAAAATCTGATAAATATGGGCGTGATTTTCGGATAATTTCCCGATGGGAGCCAACTAGCCAAAGATGTTCCTGTTGTGGGAATATTGGCGGGAAAAAGGCGTTAAATATCCGCGAGTGGGAATGTCTTTTTTGTGGGACTTTCCATGATAGGGATGTAAACGCCGCAATTAAGTGCGATTCGTTCAGTCGAAACCTAGAAATAGGGGGATGACTGGCCTCTGTTGAGTAACCCTAACTGGGTTGAGTACGCACTTTAATCCTCAGCAGATGACAACTTCATAACCTTGTAAGTGAGGGCTAGTATCCTAGAAACCCCAAGTCTTACCTTCCAGACGCAGGAATGAAAGCAAACGCCCTTACGGTAGCGACTAGCCATCAATCCGTAAAGCAGGGAATCGAGCGGAAAAAGCGACTTATAGCCTAAATAAGTCAACCGTAAGCAAGTTCCTATGGATAACGAAAGTTAAGTCATCGTCCGAATTACCGTTACGGCGAAGCAGTGAAATAAGGCTGACACACTGCCAGTACCAAAAGGTCAATAGTATAGGGTGGTATAAGGATTTGTATCGATATAAGTACCTAAGCAAAATTAATTACACATATCTAACCACCTCTTGCCTCTTGCCCCTTGCCTCTTGCCTATCTTCACTAGGAAATTAATTTTGCACGACTACTTACCAAGCGTTACCCAAAAACTCGGTAAAGAGATGACATCCTAAAGGGAACAAACCAAAGGTTATGAGGAACGAAGTAACCCTATTATTACTCTTTAGTAAAGGTCGAAAACTAAGAGCAGTCAGCTAAGACGAAAACTCTGCAATACAGCAGGTAATAGTAGGGAAAGATTGAGTCAAAAGCCAACGCCTATTTGTAACGAATAGGATATGCAGACGGACTCACGATTACATGGAATGAAAAGTTGTAAGTAGTAATGTAAAAGTTATGACCACTGTTCAACAGATGGATAAATGGAAGACTTGGCAAGACATCAATTGGAAAAAGGTTGAACGTCAGGTTTTTAAGTTACAAAAACGAATTTTCAGAGCGTCTAGTTGTGGAGATGTCAAGAAGGTTCACAGACTCCAAAAATTATTGTTAAAGTCCTACAGTGCTAAAGCGTTAGCGGTGCGTAGAGTAACCCAAGACAATCAAGGAAAGAAAACCGGGCTCTTCTCGACTTTGTGTGATAATTTTTGCTTATGGAATCGTGAAATGCTTATCAGGCAAGACTTTTAGTGCTATTTGGCGGAATAAACTATCAGTATAGACCTCGTTTCCACACAGAAACCAGAAGAGCCAAAACCGCAGGTGTGGATGGAGTTAAATCTCTAACCCCAAAACAACGGTTAACCCTAATGACTGAACTAAACTTGGGAACAAAGGTCAAACCCACACGCCGAGTATGGATTCCCAAACCCAACGGCGAAAAACGACCTTTAGGAATACCTACCATGAAAGACCGTGCCTTACAAGCACTAGCTAAACTGGTACTAGAACCAGAGTGGGAAGCCAAATTCGAGCCTAACAGCTATGGATTTAGAGTAGGACGCTCTTGTCACGATGCTATAGCAGGGATATTCCAAGCCATTAACAAAAAGGCAAAGTATGTTCTTGATGCAGATATAGCTAAATGCTTTGACCGCATTGACCATCAAAAACTGTTAGAAAAACTTAACACCTACCCAACCATGAGGAAACAAATCAAATCATGGTTAAAAGCAGGAGTCATAGACGACAA contains the following coding sequences:
- the kdpA gene encoding potassium-transporting ATPase subunit KdpA, whose product is MLQGWIQIALTILIIVAITPFFGRYMARVFMERRTLLDPLCDRVESLLYTFVGVKGKENMTGWQYARAVLYSNAVIAILVFSLIAGQGVLPLNPTGIPAPTWDTTLHTTISFITNTDQQHYSGETTLSYGSQIWGLGYQMFTSAGTGLAVGIAFIRGLTGRPLGNFYVDLIRAITRILLPLSIVGAIALIIAGVPETLAGPAILPTLENPNLSQAIARGPVAHFEIIKELGENGGGFFASNSAHPFENPNGFVNLVQLVAILSIPTSLIYTYGIFADNLKQARLIYLIPLGIFIGFTIITAIGEYNGNQAVNSLLGVDRAVNFEGKEVRFGWAQSALYAVTTTATMCGAVIAMHDSLMPNGGFATLSNLFLQIVFGGQGTGTAYLFAYLILAVFVTGLMVGRTPEFLGRKIEKREVVLASFLILLVHPIAILIPGAIALAFPDFQGISNPGFHGLSQVIYEYASAAANNGSGFEGLGDSQPAPLAIAAGAKPTMTALWWNLSACFSLLAGRYIPIAALLLLADGMSRKQPVPATTGTLRTDTGLFTGVTAGVILILGALTFLPILAFGPIAEAFQITRMIG